A genomic window from Anoplolepis gracilipes chromosome 6, ASM4749672v1, whole genome shotgun sequence includes:
- the LOC140667045 gene encoding endocuticle structural glycoprotein SgAbd-3-like, protein MNRLVFTLCVLIVALLTVVTVVKTERLSVEDLNPNKIVAYSASVTTTINPQPTSKPLYNYSYNTDTGIKVEESGHLNYINTDKEALEVRGSYSYTDAEGNIFNVSYIANENGFQPQVAHIHTAIKKALQYIGDYPEENGKK, encoded by the coding sequence GTATTCACTTTATGCGTTTTAATAGTAGCGCTACTGACAGTAGTTACTGTAGTTAAAACAGAAAGATTATCTGTTGAAGACTTAAATCCCAATAAGATCGTAGCGTATAGTGCATCAGTAACTACCACAATCAATCCACAACCAACTAGCAAGCCTCTTTACAACTACAGCTACAATACTGATACTGGCATTAAAGTCGAAGAGAGTGGtcatcttaattatataaacaccGACAAGGAGGCCTTGGAAGTACGAGGTAGCTATAGCTATACTGACGCCGAAGGTAATATCTTTAATGTTTCGTATATAGCCAACGAGAACGGATTCCAGCCGCAAGTTGCTCACATACATACAGCAATCAAAAAGGCTTTACAATATATCGGTGATTATCCTGAAGAGAATGGGAAGAAATAA